The Dehalobacter sp. DCM sequence GCAGGGTAAATGTTTCAATAATTTGCGCTTCAATGGCCGGGGCTTTCACCGTCAGTACCGGCTCATTGGGGAATACAGGAGTTCCTTCAGGGACAGCATACACATCGCCGCTAAATCGAAAATCCGAGAGATAAGATAGAAATTCAGCATCAAATATCTTCTTGGAACGCAGGAAAGTAATATCCTCTTCCGTAAAATGCAAGTTCTCAAGGTAATTCATCAGCTGTTCAAGTCCTGCAGCAATGGCAAATCCGCCTTCATCCGGAACACTTCGGAATATGACATCGTAATAGACATTTTTCTTGTACAAACCATTTTTATAATACCCATTACTCATTGTAAACTCATAAAAATCACAAAGCATTGCCGCGTTTTTGGTCGACATATCGTTCTCCATTTTCATGTAATTCCTTCTGAAACCACGTAATATATTCAACGCATTATGTATTGTGCTCTATTTATTGGATAACCAGTTATTGGATAACCAGCAATGCGTTCATTATGTTTCTTTGTGTCCCGTGTGACGGTGCTTTTGTTGGATGACTCGCATCAGATACAGAGGCAATACCACTTGCCGCCGAATCCGAGATGGCTCAGATATGAGCCGGTACAGCCATTCGATGCCCCATCGCTGGAAGAACTGCGGGGCACGCTTGACTTCGCCTGCTAGGACGTCCAGCGAACCGCCGACACCCATTTTGACCGGGGCGAGATCGTTGTTTTCTTGATTCCAGTATTCCTGCTTCGGCGCGCCGAGTCCCGTTAAGAGGACATCCGGGGCAAAGTCTCGGATCTTGTCTAATAGCGCGGGTTCTTCTTCTCGGGTAAAGTAGCCGTGGTGACTGGCAAAGATAACACCCGGGAAGACCTTACTTTGTTCAGTTGCTGCCTTTTGCGCAACCCCGGGCTTTGATCCTAATAAGAATATCCGCCACCCATTTTTGCTTCCCTCTTCCAAGATTCGGATCGCAAGATCGATGCCGGTTACTCTTTGTTTTAATTCTTTTCCCAGAATCCGCGCGGCCCAAACGACCCCGACCCCATCAGGCACGATCACGTCGGCTGAATTAATCATATCCCGCAGCGGTTCATCTTTCTCAGCGTGATAGATCAATTCCGGATTGGCAGTGATCACCCGAAGACGTTTTCTGTTTTCTACAGCATGACGGATGATGTTCATACTGCCGGCTTCATCGATCTGATCGATCCGCACCCCCAGGATATCGATGGAGAAAATGTTTTCCGTGGCTGATTTCATTTAAAGCTGTCCAAAACCTTTCCTGTTCCTAAGGCGACACATGAGATCGGATTATCGGCCAGCATGACCGCCAGACCGGTTTCCCGGGCGATCCGAACATCCAGTGAGTGGACCATGGAACCACCGCCAGTCATGATAATACCTCTGTTCATGATATCGGCAGCCAGTTCGGGCGGCGTGCGCTCCAATACTTCCTTGACGCCGGCTACGATCACTTCCAAAGCTTCTTCCATGGCTTTATATGTCATCTTGGAATTGACGGTCACTGTTTTGGGCAGGCCTGTGATTAAATCCCGGCCGCGCACATCAATTTCATTATTTTCGCTGTTGCCTTCAGGAATAGCACAACCGACGCTGATCTTGATATCTTCGGCAGTTCGTTCTCCGATCATCAGATTATATTCTTTCCTAATATACCGGATGATAGACTCATCGAGACGATCGCCGCCCATTCGGATACTGGTCTTAGTAACAATCCCTCCCAAGCTGATCACGGCAATGTCGGTGGTGCCGCCTCCGATATCGATTACCAAGTTGCCCTCCGGTCCGAAGATGTCGAGTCCAGCACCGATAGCAGCTGCATACGGTTCCTCAACGACTTTGACATGGGTGGCTCCTGCTTTGGATGCAGCCTGTTTTACCGCTCTTTCTTCAACCTCGGTCACACCTGAAGGAATACAGACAACCACTCTGTTTTTGATAAACGGCCAGGTCTTTATGCCTGCTTTTTTTAGGAAGTATTTCAGCATGATCTCGGTCGTTTGATAATCGGCAATCACGCCATCCCGCATTGGCCGAATCGCCATGATATTGCCCGGTGTTCTCCCAATCATCAGTCTGGCATCTTCACCAACGGCAATTTTTTTACCGCTGCTCTTGTCAATCGCAACAACCGAAGGTTCATTCAAAACAATCCCTTTTCCCTTTACATAGACCAAAACACTTGCTGTCCCTAAATCGATCCCGTAGTCCGTCCCAAACATCCAATGCGACCCCTTTCAAAATCATATCATAGGCTTGTCCTCAAATAGAATAAAATACAATCTCCCTGACGGGAGATAATTTTCATAATTATTTGCATTATATTTTCGCTTCGTTTTTTCAATTTCCTCTTTATTTCTCTAATTTTTGGCTCAGTCTTCCTTTTTCTCTAAATATTCAGCTATTCTTCGTTTTGCATATATTTCTTCTTTGTTGCTTCGCCGCCCCGGATATGTCTTTCGGCTTTATTGCTCTCCAGGATATGCTTGACTTGAGAGGAAAGCCTACTGTTGATGAGCGGCAATCTTTCTGTGACGTCTTTATGCACCGTGGACTTACTCACCCCGAAGACTTGAGCAGTTTGCCTTACTGTACAACTGGATTCAATTATGTAGTTGCCTATATCTAAAGCTCTCCTCTTAATATGTTCCTGCATTTTCCCTCTCCCCTTTAAAACCGCAGTGTTTAGTTCATTTATATGCCGGTACAATTAAAAAAGACATCCTGCAAAGGATGTCCTCATTTGGTAATTACTGTACATTTTTATGCTTTGTGTAATATCTATCTGTTGACAAGATAAAATTTCTATGCTAATATCGGCTAAAGTTTAATAATCTACTTAAACCAGCGATGTGGAAATCAAACCGATGGCATGCGCCTTCAGAGAGCAGGGGGTGGTGGAAGCCCTGCGGAAATGCAACTCGGCAAATGGACCACGGAGGGCGAGGTGAAAGGGTTTTACCCGAGTATCTTAGACGAAGGCCGGCGTTAACGGCAGAAAATGTGTTGGCATTTTTGTAAGAGTGGATTTGTCCGTATTGGACTGGTCAATTAAGGTGGTACCGCAGATAACAGTGTCTGTCCTTATCTAAAATAAGGGCAGGCTTTTTTGTTTTCCTTGTATGGTATACAAACGGAATGTACCGCGGAGCCATGTATGGTAGGATCGATTGGCCAAAAAATACTTGAAGACATCCTTTATGCCAACAGTCCTATGAAGTCGTACGCACGGCGGCGAAACCAAAAAATACGAACGTGCAGAAAGGATGCTTATCATGGAAATGGAAAAACGAGTTGTTGTCACTGAAAATGAAAAGAGAAAAGGTCTTAACGCTTCAGACCTCATACTCATCGGCGTCTTGTTGGCTGCAGGTGCTGTATTGAAATTCTTCGTGGGTACCGTCATCAACTTTGGCATGAAGCCAAACTTTATTATCGCCATGTATTGTCTGATCATCCTCTTGATCAAACCCCGCTTGCGCGAGGCTGCCATCATCGGTCTCCTGGCTGGTGCTATCTGCCAATTTTTTCCTGGACAGCCCTACATCAATTTTGCCAGCGAATTACTTGGCGCTATAGCCATGGCATTGCTGACAATGATTCCCATGGCTATTGGTAAATTCTCATTAAAACCCATTGTCTGCACCTTTCTCTCCACGCTGGTCAGTGGCTTCACCTTCGTTGGCATTATGTATCTTATGTACTTTTCCGGTGCGGATATCAAACCAACTCCGCTTGCAGCCTTTCTTGTTATTATTTTAGGAACAGCCGCCATTAATGCCGTTATTGTTCAGGTTCTGTATCTTCCGCTAAAACTGGCATTGAAAAAAGGCTAGAAAGGGATGTTTCATTGTGATCACGATTAACGATCTGCATTTTAAATATAAGGGCAGCGACCGCTTTGCATTAAAAAACATTAATATAGATATTCACCCCGGTGACTTCATCGGTATCATCGGCAGCAGCGGCGCCGGCAAATCAACGCTGACTTACGCACTGAACGGGATCGTTCCCCATCACTACACCGGCGATTTCTATGGGTGTGTGAAAGTCAACGGTCTGGATTCGGTGGAAGTCCGTCCGGAACAGCTTTCTGCCTTTATCGGCAGTGTATTCCAGGATATTGATGGGCAAATGGTTGCTTCAATTGTTGAGGATGAACTGCTGTTTGGTCTTGAGAACTTCAGCGTAGCGCGAGAAGAAATTGAAACCCGAGTCAATGACGCACTCGATACGATCGGTATTGCTGATCTGCGTTACCGCAGCATCAGCACCCTTTCAGGCGGGCAGAAACAAAAGGTCGCAATTGCGGCCATCGTTGCGCTGCGTCCGGACGTGCTGCTGCTGGACGAACCAACCGGCGAACTGGATCCCCAAAGCAGTCTGCAAATTTTTCAAATGCTGCGGAAACTGAATCGAGACTATGGCATGACCGTGATCATCGTGGAACAAAAAATAATGCTGCTATGCGAATTTGTCAATCGTTTGGTTGTCATGCACAATGGGGAAATCCTTCATCAAGGACCCGTGCGGCAGGTACTCCGCAATAGCACGGACCTTGAGCACATTGGTATCAATGTCCCACGCATCGTTACCCTGGCCAATGAGCTAATAGGAAAAGGCCTCTATCACGGTGAGCTGCCCCTTAATCTTGACGATGCCGTGAGAATGGTGAATGAGGTGATTGGCGCATGATAACATTTGAAAATGTCTGCTTTAGTTATGGTAAAAGCCCTGTTATCTGCGACGTATCTTTTCAAATCAACAAGGGCGATTTTGTAGCCGTGATCGGCGAAAACGGTGCCGGTAAATCGACGCTGAGCAAGCTCTGCAACGGCCTTCTTAAACCAACATCCGGCCGCGTAACCGTAAACGGCAATGACACCCGCACAACACGCACCAGCAGCCTTGCCAAAATAATCGGGTTCTTATTCCAGAACCCTGACCGACAAATCTGTCAGAATACAATCAGCGGAGAAATCATGTTCGGGCTGGAATGTGTCCTTGATGACGTCGCTTTGCGCCATGAGCGCTGCGAAGATATGCTGCGGCAATTTGATTTTGACGGTATGGCTGATCCCTTTACTCTCAGCCGGGGCGACCGTCAGCGAGTCACGTTGGCATCACTGTTAGCCTGTCGGCCGGAAGTACTGATCCTCGATGAACCGACCACCGGTCTTGACTACCGCGAATGCACCCACATCATGGAACTGATCCGAGAACTGAATGAAGCAGGAACGACAATCATCATGGTTACCCATGATATGGAGCTCGTACAGGATTATGCACAACGCGTGCTGGTGATCAACTCCGGAAAACTCATAGGGGACGGTGCAGCCAAATCAATCATGACAAAATTAGATATGCTGGCGGCAGCCTCCGTTGCCCCTGCTCAGATTCCAGCACTTGCCCTCCGTTTGGGCAGTGATTTCCAGAATGTATTCACGGTGGAACAAATGACAGCCATCATTGAGAGGAAAGCAGGTGAAAAAGATGTCCGGATTCCTAGATTATGTACCGGGTGATTCCTTTCTGCATCGCCTCAATCCATTGACGAAGCTCATGCTTTCACTTGTTTTATGTGTTACTTGTTTTATCAGCGATCTGCATTTCTATGTGATCGGCGTCATTGCTCTGAATCTGCTGCTTGCTGCATCTGCCGGCGTTTTTGACCGATCATTTCGTATTCTTAAGGCATTGATAAAATTTTCTATCGTTTTATTTATCCTGCAGATTCTGTTTGTTCGGGATGGAAACGTCCTGTTCAGCTTACCGCTGAATATTGTGATCACGGACAAAGGTTTGTCATTTTCTATGCTCTTCGTTCTGCGTCTGTTAGCGGCAACACTGCCATTAGCACTGATGCTTTCTGTTACTCAGATGAACGACCTATCCAATGTACTGGTTGAGCAGCTGCGGATACCTTATAAATATGCATTTTCGTTGATGACTGCTATTCGGTTTATTCCTATTTTCACTAATGAAATGGCTGGAATCATGGAAGCACAAACTGCACGCGGCGTAGAATTTGATACACGAAATTTCTTCAAAAAGCTGCGTTTAATATTGCCGATCTGCGTTCCACTCTTGATATCTTCTGTCAAACGCATCGAAGGTGGTGCGATTTCCGTCGAACTACGTGGCTTTAATTGCCGTAAAAAGGGCAGCGGTTATAAGCGCTACAGCATCAAAGGGTGTGACCTGATTACGATGGGCACATCCGTGTTGCTCGTTGTTATGGCGGTTATTCTGTAGTTTACACGTAAACGAACTTCATGTCTTTTATTTGAATAGTGATAAGGCACTTCAAACAAATAATTGAAGTGCCTTTTGTTCATGGATAAATTTATGCTGCAAGGTAATGGTTGACAATCACTGTCAATGTATATAATCATCAGTACAGCTTTTTAAGCTTGGCCCCGACATAATAGTGACCGAGTATTTCTGTATAGGTATCACCATTTTGAGCAAGATCATTAGCACCATATTGAGACATACCGATGCCGTGCCCTTTACCGTATGCAATAAATTCAATTTGTGTTCCATTCGTCTTCCATTCGAAATCTGTCGACGTCAGTTGCAGTTTTGTCCGAATGTCGGTCCCTTTAAATATTTTGTTACGAACGACTAAGGTTTTGACCCTCCCTGCTGCTGTCCTGTTAAGAACTGAAATATCATCATCGCTGATACCTCCGGTCGTGCTGCTGAAACCCAAGAGCCGATAAAATTCGCTGCTTGTAAATTTTTGATGCTGAATGAAACGAAGCGGTCTAATCTCGCCCGAGGAGACATTCCTTAGATAGTCGCGATCCGAACTCCAGACATCACCCGATTTCTCTGTGTTTTTCCGTCCGCTGCTGCTATGGAAAAACGCATCGATGATCTCACCATCGTAACTAAGAACCAGCCCCTGGGTCGTTTTAACTGCTTTTAGTATCTTATTCCGATTATAGACATAGTTGATTATACCCCAATTCTTAATCATTTGTTCATTAGAAATCCAGGCTTGGGTCTTGACCGTGGTATCGACGTCATAGCTGCTTTCAGCTGTGCTTTGCATCTTTTTAACAACGTAAGTACGCGCTGCGACAGCCTGCGCTTTCAATGCTTCCCGCTCAAACGATGCCGGCATTTCCGCCGCAACGACCCCTACCAAATAGCTTTCAATCGCCATTTCCTTGACATGGCCGTCGGATAATTTGACTCGGACTGTCGTTCCGTTTTTAATCTCATCGGGATCAAAAAAATAACGGACAGCGACGGGTACGATCCCCAAAAAGAAGATAACGGCCATGATTACAGCCGTTATTTTATTTGTGCTTTGACCCATATTTCAGCCCCCTTATGCGGTACAAGCTTATAACAATGTATGCACCGAAGGCGAAGATATGCCTGCCAATCTATTCAATTGTTAATTACAACCAACGATGTATTCCGTATTTAATCTTCTCTGAAAATGTCAGCCCCGATTCCTCGCAGTTTTGCGTCGAGATTCTCGTAACCTCTTTCAATATGATGGATTTCTCTTACTTCAGATGTTCCATTAGCCGTAAGCGCCGCCAGGACAAGCCCTGCGCCTGCCCGTAAATCACTGGCATTAACCGTCGCGGGGTGTAGCTCTTCTACGCCATGAACGATGGCGCTTCTTCCTTCTATCCGGATATCGGCTCCCATCCTTTTGAGTTCATCAACATGCATGAAACGATTCTCAAATACGGTTTCCGTTACCATGGATGTTCCCTGTGCCCGAGTCAGCATCGCCAGCATAGGTGCCTGTAGATCCGTGGAAAAACCAGGATGAACTTGTGTTTTGATATCAACCGCGTGGTAATTGCCTTTGCCAATAACGCGTATACCATCGCCATCCTCACGGTAGACCACACCGGCTTCATCCAGTTTGGCCAGCAGTGATGCCAAATGAACTGGGATAACATTACGAATCAGGACTTCCCCCCCGCAGGCAGCTGCCATCAAGATATAGGTGCCGGCTTCAATTCGGTCGGGTATGATCGTATGAGAAGTACCATGAAACTCTTTGACCCCTTCGATATAGATGATATTTGTTCCAGCCCCACGTATTTTACCGCCCATTTCGTTAATGAAATTAGCCAAGTCAACGATTTCCGGCTCCTGAGCTGCATTCTCGAGGACAGTAGTCCCTTCAGCAGCTGCTGCCGCCATCATGATGTTTTCTGTGGCACCGACACTCGGAAAATCGAGATAGATCCTGGCTCCGTATAGTCTGGACGCGGTAATATCTAAAAAACCGTGATCCATTCGGACTTGGGCCCCTAATTGTTCCAATCCCTTAATATGCCAGTTTATTGGTCTGGAACCAATCGCGCAGCCACCAGGATGTGAGATGCGGACTCGGCCGACACGGGCAAGCAACGGCCCCATAATACAAATTGAAGCTCTCATTTTATTGATCAAATCATAGGGAGCCTCAATATTTTCCACATCCTTGATTTCAAGATACAATTTCTTATTTTTCCTTTTTACTTTGCCTCCAAGAGATTCTATGACCTGACCCATGACCTGAACATCCAGCAGGTCTGGTGCATCTTCCAGGACAACTTTATCTAAAGTCAGCAGGCTAGCTGCAATTATCGGCAAAACAGCGTTTTTGGCTCCACTGATATCTATTTTCCCTTCTAATTCTTTCCCGCCTGTTATGACAAATTTACTCAAATGTGTGTCACTCCTGACATTATACTTACTTTACAGTCGATATCTCTGCTGTATTCTATTGTAGGTATCGATGGTTAGCATAGTTGGTATATAGTTCTTTTCTCCTGCGCCTTTTTCCTTCTTTCAGGCGGAAACTTGCAGCATTTCCTCGTCACTGACAAAATACTCCTTTTTTTAAATCTCTTCAAAAAGTGCTGGCAGAGCAATGATTGTTTTGGCTTGATCGCAGGCACTCTTCGTGATCCCCTGGATTGCTATACGCGACTCACCTACTTGGAGGTTATAGGGGATTCGTTCAGAGTAGCCGGCATATGAAGACAGCACAGGCATCACGTTCATATCAATCATTTTAATATCGTAGTGGGCATAAAACTCCTGTATATTGATAACTTCCTCGATCCGTTCTTCGAGATAGACTTTGGTTTTGCTGTTATTAAGCATATCGCATAACGTGTTGTATCGCTTGTAATATTCTTTTTCTGCTTCCCTGGTTACAGTACGCTGCGTACTGTACTTGAGTGCCGTATTCCCTGAATAATCGCACAGTATCTCTTTGTGCCATGTCAGCCCGCTGGATTTTAGTATTTTTTCAATCGCTATCTGCCGGTCTAATTCCTCGGACCAGACAATGTATTTTAGCTGGGCCTCCTGGCAAAATGTCTGCCCAGAATCCAATAGCAGCGGTATTAAGCTTTCCTCTTGCTGATCATGCTGAATCGCTATACCACCCGCAGTTAAAAGAAAAGTCGGCTGCAAAAGCATCAATACAATCATAATCATCATAGCAGGTATAACGCGATAGTGACGAATGGAATGGCTTCTTATATCCATAACAGTATACTCCAGATGTTGAAAAAAATAAATATTAGAAATCCGTTTATTGATAGTTTGACCAATCTGGCATTTGACAAAACATCGTTTCGCAAAAGTAATTATTTTCCGTTTTACTAAATGAAGGCTGCTGTTCTTCTGAACTATGCCCATTACTTTTTTTATGATAAGATAGATAGTGTTATCAAATGCGATCCCGATGTGCACTCTTGAAATTATTTGAGTTTAAATGACTATTAGAGGTTTGATGACTGTTAAAGGAGGCAGAAAGAGTGGAAACGAGCAAGGTACTGGAACACACGCATGCTCACTCCCATCCGAATAAAAAAAATGTCATTAATAGATTGTCCCGTATGATCGGGCACCTGGAAGGCATTAAACGCATGGTTGATGATGAGGTCGACTGCAGTGAAATACTAATCCAGCTGTCTGCTGTCAGATCAGCGATCAACAGCACAGGAAAAGTGATATTAAGTGACCATATCAATCATTGCCTGATTCATGCGTATGAAGAAGACGATACCCAGGTGATCGAAAAACTGAATGATGCCATTGATAAATTCTTAAAGTAATTATAATGACAATGATACGACTCGAAAAATACATGCTTAACTATAACCCACGAACTTAAAATGTCATTATAAAAGAGGGCTTACGATTTAGATCGTTTTGCCCTCTTTGTGCTTACCTTTGGATTCAATTTGTCTATTATCGAATTCTTACAACTTATCCGTTGCTCTAAGCCGTGCGAGAGATCTTTTCAAAGCAACTTCTGCTCGGATCATGTCCGTCTCGCTCTGTTTTTCTCTGAGGCGTTTTTCGGCACGTTCTTTGGCAGCTTCTGCCCTGTCAACATCAATAGACTCCGCACGTTCAGCGGTATCAGCCAGAATCGTTACCTTATTTTGGGCAACTTCCATGAAACCGCCGCTGATTGCTATTTTTTCCACTTTGCCGTCTTGGGTATAGCGGACAACGCCGATCACCAGATTCGCAATGAGCGGAGCGTGATTGGCTAAGATACCCAGTTCCCCCTCTGCTCCAGGCGCCAGGACGAATTCTGCTTCCGTATTAAGAACTTCGCCGGCAGGTGCAACGACAACAAGGTTAAATGTTCCAGCCATATTATACAGCTCCCATTTGTTTCGCTTTTTCGACCGCCTCTTCTATGGTTCCGACATAACGGAATGCTTCTTCAGGCAACGTATCGTACTTACCTTCGCAAATTTCCTTAAAGCTCCGGATCGTTTCCTTAATCGGGACATACTTTCCTTTCATGCCGGTAAAGGCTTCGGCCACACTGAACGGTTGGGAAAGGAAAATCTGGATGCGGCGGGCCCGGTTTACAATAATCTTGTCATCTTCACCCAACTCATCCATGCCTAGAATGGCGATAATATCCAATAGTTCCTTATAGCGTGCAAGAATCTTCTGGACTTCACGGGCAACAGTATAATGCTCTTCCCCAACAATTTCAGGTGTAAGGATCTGAGAGCTGGAATCCAGCGGATCCACAGCCGGATAGATCCCCATTTCCGAAATAGACCGATTAAGAACCGTCTTTGCGTCTAAGTGGGCAAACGCGGTAGCCGGTGCGGGGTCCGTCAAGTCGTCCGCCGGCACATAAATCGCCTGAACGGAGGTAATAGAACCTTTCTTGGTGGATGTGATCCGTTCCTGCAGATTACCCATTTCCGTAGCCAAGGTTGGTTGATAACCTACCGCCGACGGCATCCGTCCGAGAAGTGCGGATACTTCCGATCCGGCCTGGGTAAAACGGAAAATGTTATCGATGAAGAGGAGCACGTCCTGTCCCTGTTCATCACGGAAAAATTCTGCCTGGGTAAGACCGGTCAGTCCTACTCTTAAACGGGCTCCGGGGGGTTCGTTCATCTGACCGAACACCATCGTCATCTTGTTAATAACACCGGAATCCTTCATCTCATTATAGAGATCGTTTCCTTCACGTGTGCGCTCGCCAACGCCGGCAAATACGGAAATACCGCCGTGCTGAGTAGCGATGTTGTTGATGAGTTCCTGGATTAAAACGGTCTTGCCGACACCGGCTCCGCCGAATAATCCAATTTTACCGCCTTTGGCATAAGGTGCCAGCAAGTCAATAACCTTAATCCCTGTTTCCAGCATGGTATCGGTGGTTTCCTGCTCGACAAACGGCGGGGCCTGACGATGGATCGGGAATTTCAGTTCGGTTTGAACTTGCGGCTGATTGTCGATTGGATCCCCCAGAACATTGAACATTCTGCCCAATGTCTCCGTACCCACGCTGACGGAGATCGGTGCTCCGGTATTAATGGCTTCGACCCCTCTGGTCAGTCCGTCTGTGGATGACATCGCGATACAACGCACGGTATCGTTGCCAAGATGTTGGGCAACTTCCAGCGTCAGCGTCATGTTCTTTTCTTCGTTCTTAATCACAATCGCACTATAGATTTCCGGCAGCGCATCGGGATCAAATTCGATGTCAACAACCGGACCCATGATTTGAATTACTTTACCTGTTTTCGACACTAGCTTTAAACCTCCTTTGATAAGGTACGAAAAGCAACTACTCCAGAGCCGCAGCTCCCCCTACGATTTCTGTGATTTCCTTAGTAATCGCTGCCTGACGCGCTCTGTTCATGGCTAACGTGAGTTTGCTGATCATTTCTTTCGCATTCTCCGTCGCAGAATCCATCGCGGTCATTTTTGCCCCCATTTCACTTGCCTTGCTTTCCAGGAGAGCAGTGAAGATCTGACTTTCGATATAGCTGGGGAGTAGCCGTTCCAACATTTGCTGGGGTTCAGGCTCGAAGAGATAACTGCCGTTTGCCTTTTCAGCGGATGGCTCGATGGGCAGTAATTTCGTAACGGTAGGTTCCTGAGTCAGAACCGATATGAATTTGGAATAAATGAGATAAACCTCATCCAATTCACCGTTGGTATATAATCCGATCACGTCCTTGGCTATATCTTTGGCTTGACTATAATTCGGACTATCACCCAAACCAATGAACTGAGAAATTATTTCCGCATGACGTCTTGTGAAAAAATCATAGCCCTTCCTGCCTACTGCTACCAAACCGACTGGAACGTCCGTCTGTTCTTCAAGCAATCCTTTGGTCGTACGATTTAAGTTAGCATTAAAGCCACCGCAAAGACCACGGTCCGAAGTTACCAGAATGTATCCGATTTTCTTCACCGGACGTTTTTCCAGAAGCGGATGTTTTGCGTCCGCTTGGTTCTGAACGAGACGGGACAGAACGCTTTGCAGCTGTTTCGCATAGGGGCGGGAAGCGATGACTTTTTCCTGAGACTTCCGTAATTTAGCCGCA is a genomic window containing:
- a CDS encoding metal-sensing transcriptional repressor, whose amino-acid sequence is METSKVLEHTHAHSHPNKKNVINRLSRMIGHLEGIKRMVDDEVDCSEILIQLSAVRSAINSTGKVILSDHINHCLIHAYEEDDTQVIEKLNDAIDKFLK
- a CDS encoding F0F1 ATP synthase subunit epsilon, producing the protein MAGTFNLVVVAPAGEVLNTEAEFVLAPGAEGELGILANHAPLIANLVIGVVRYTQDGKVEKIAISGGFMEVAQNKVTILADTAERAESIDVDRAEAAKERAEKRLREKQSETDMIRAEVALKRSLARLRATDKL
- the atpD gene encoding F0F1 ATP synthase subunit beta — translated: MSKTGKVIQIMGPVVDIEFDPDALPEIYSAIVIKNEEKNMTLTLEVAQHLGNDTVRCIAMSSTDGLTRGVEAINTGAPISVSVGTETLGRMFNVLGDPIDNQPQVQTELKFPIHRQAPPFVEQETTDTMLETGIKVIDLLAPYAKGGKIGLFGGAGVGKTVLIQELINNIATQHGGISVFAGVGERTREGNDLYNEMKDSGVINKMTMVFGQMNEPPGARLRVGLTGLTQAEFFRDEQGQDVLLFIDNIFRFTQAGSEVSALLGRMPSAVGYQPTLATEMGNLQERITSTKKGSITSVQAIYVPADDLTDPAPATAFAHLDAKTVLNRSISEMGIYPAVDPLDSSSQILTPEIVGEEHYTVAREVQKILARYKELLDIIAILGMDELGEDDKIIVNRARRIQIFLSQPFSVAEAFTGMKGKYVPIKETIRSFKEICEGKYDTLPEEAFRYVGTIEEAVEKAKQMGAV
- the atpG gene encoding ATP synthase F1 subunit gamma; this encodes MAGVRDIRRRIRSVANMQQITKAMKMVAAAKLRKSQEKVIASRPYAKQLQSVLSRLVQNQADAKHPLLEKRPVKKIGYILVTSDRGLCGGFNANLNRTTKGLLEEQTDVPVGLVAVGRKGYDFFTRRHAEIISQFIGLGDSPNYSQAKDIAKDVIGLYTNGELDEVYLIYSKFISVLTQEPTVTKLLPIEPSAEKANGSYLFEPEPQQMLERLLPSYIESQIFTALLESKASEMGAKMTAMDSATENAKEMISKLTLAMNRARQAAITKEITEIVGGAAALE